One Burkholderiales bacterium DNA window includes the following coding sequences:
- a CDS encoding Re/Si-specific NAD(P)(+) transhydrogenase subunit alpha produces the protein MAELIGVPAETAAGEKRVATVPEVVEKLIKLGFRVIVQSGAGDAANFSDDTYRAAGATIAPDAAGVWSSADIVFKVRAPTPAEVPLMREGQTLVSFIWPAQNPDLMQSLAAKKATVLAMDSVPRISRAQKLDALSSMANIAGYRAVIEAAHHFGRFFTGQITAAGKVPPAKVFIIGAGVAGLAAIGAASGLGAIVRANDTRPEVADQITSLGGEFVPVEYEEEGSGVGGYAKVMSEGFQKAQRETFARQAKEVDVIITTALIPGKPAPRLITAEMVQSMKPGSVIVDLAAEQGGNCELTEPGQVVVRHGVTIIGYTDLPSRLARQSSTLYATNLLRLTEELCKAKDGRIVVNMDDEVIRGTTVIRQGEVTWPPPAPKLSAAPPKPPAAKAAVPAAPKGHGHGAGAPASGKATAITFLVAAVLFAFIGATAPAAFIGHFTVFVLACFVGYMVIWNVTPALHTPLMSVTNAISSIIAIGALVQVAPPIPDTPDRPTGWIIGLAVVSIALVAINMFGGFAVTQRMLAMFRK, from the coding sequence ATGGCCGAGCTGATAGGGGTGCCCGCGGAGACCGCGGCGGGAGAGAAACGCGTCGCCACCGTTCCCGAAGTCGTCGAGAAGCTGATCAAGCTGGGTTTTCGCGTGATCGTGCAGTCCGGCGCGGGCGACGCGGCGAACTTCAGCGACGACACCTACCGCGCCGCGGGTGCCACGATCGCGCCGGACGCCGCGGGCGTGTGGTCCTCCGCCGACATCGTGTTCAAGGTGCGCGCGCCCACGCCGGCCGAGGTGCCGCTCATGCGCGAGGGGCAGACGCTCGTCTCGTTCATCTGGCCCGCGCAGAACCCCGATCTCATGCAGTCGCTCGCTGCGAAAAAAGCGACCGTGCTCGCGATGGACAGCGTGCCGCGCATCTCGCGCGCGCAAAAGCTCGACGCGCTCTCCTCGATGGCGAACATCGCCGGTTACCGCGCGGTCATCGAAGCGGCGCATCACTTCGGCCGCTTCTTCACCGGCCAGATCACCGCCGCGGGCAAGGTGCCGCCGGCGAAAGTGTTCATCATCGGCGCCGGCGTTGCGGGTCTGGCGGCGATCGGCGCGGCCTCGGGCCTGGGCGCGATCGTGCGCGCCAACGACACCCGTCCCGAAGTCGCGGACCAGATCACGTCGCTGGGCGGGGAGTTCGTGCCCGTCGAATACGAGGAAGAAGGCTCGGGCGTCGGCGGTTACGCCAAGGTCATGAGCGAAGGCTTCCAGAAAGCGCAGCGCGAGACCTTCGCCAGGCAGGCGAAGGAGGTCGACGTCATCATCACCACCGCGCTCATCCCCGGCAAGCCCGCGCCCAGGCTGATCACCGCCGAGATGGTGCAGTCGATGAAACCCGGCAGCGTCATCGTCGATCTCGCGGCCGAGCAGGGCGGCAACTGCGAGCTGACCGAGCCGGGGCAGGTCGTCGTGCGCCACGGCGTGACCATCATCGGCTACACCGATCTGCCGAGCCGGCTTGCGAGGCAGTCGAGCACGCTCTACGCGACCAACCTGCTGCGCCTGACCGAAGAGCTGTGCAAGGCGAAGGACGGCCGGATCGTCGTCAACATGGACGACGAGGTGATCCGCGGCACCACGGTCATCAGGCAAGGCGAGGTGACATGGCCGCCGCCTGCGCCCAAGCTCTCGGCCGCGCCGCCCAAGCCGCCCGCGGCCAAAGCCGCCGTGCCGGCAGCGCCCAAAGGCCACGGCCACGGCGCGGGCGCCCCCGCTTCCGGCAAGGCCACGGCCATCACGTTCCTGGTCGCCGCGGTGCTCTTCGCCTTCATCGGCGCGACCGCGCCGGCGGCGTTCATCGGGCACTTCACGGTGTTCGTGCTGGCGTGTTTCGTCGGCTACATGGTGATCTGGAACGTGACGCCGGCGCTGCACACCCCGCTCATGAGCGTGACCAACGCGATCAGCAGCATCATCGCGATCGGGGCACTGGTGCAGGTCGCGCCGCCGATACCGGACACGCCCGATCGTCCGACCGGATGGATCATCGGTCTTGCGGTGGTTTCGATCGCGCTCGTCGCGATCAACATGTTCGGCGGTTTCGCCGTCACCCAGCGCATGCTGGCGATGTTCAGGAAGTAG